ccATTgagctttattttattcttaatgtaaattttaaataatctcTTTACCCTTTAGTATCTTGATTATGATtgttatgataaattaaaatatcaaTTTTTGGAAAGGACTGACCTGAGTACTTCTACAGGATATTCGACCTTTTACGAAAGTTACGAATTTCTTGATGCggacaaaaaagaaactttGTCTGATATATTTTCTGAATTACTAAGATATTTAAGCAATACTCATGTTTTTTGGGTATATGATAGTGCACACAGTTGCAATTATATTAGctacttgttatatgatgacataagaaaaaaatttggtgtGTTTGAATTATCTAGATTTGAAATATTCCAAAAATTTCTGCAAGATCTCAATAAGGAACATACTAATGTTGATTGTGTTAATGAACTAGTACACCTAGGCTCTgataaatttcaaaaaatgctaagcttatataatttatatgattTGTATCGTTCCGTTAGACAAAAAGACAGATGGGTTCATCGATCAAATTTATGTAATGAACTTGGAAagttaatttataattataatggattagatgaaaaatattataaaaatgatgcgAATTTACGTAAACTGTTAGATGATCTTAGACATAGAATTCAACATGATACGTGGCTGTCCAATGTTATCTGTCATGAGAAATTATCAAATTTGCAGCCAATAAAAACCGTTCCCACAGAGACGGTAAAACAA
This region of Plasmodium cynomolgi strain B DNA, scaffold: 0908, whole genome shotgun sequence genomic DNA includes:
- a CDS encoding hypothetical protein (putative), whose product is MSVCKGNYKGYLDYDCYDKLKYQFLERTDLSTSTGYSTFYESYEFLDADKKETLSDIFSELLRYLSNTHVFWVYDSAHSCNYISYLLYDDIRKKFGVFELSRFEIFQKFLQDLNKEHTNVDCVNELVHLGSDKFQKMLSLYNLYDLYRSVRQKDRWVHRSNLCNELGKLIYNYNGLDEKYYKNDANLRKLLDDLRHRIQHDTWLSNVICHEKLSNLQPIKTVPTETKSLMLKSEFQVYQKYKNKKKIYEKKLKPYQDQKEN